A genome region from bacterium SCSIO 12844 includes the following:
- a CDS encoding glycosyltransferase family 2 protein: MKTIEIPNYTVKEYHKQKKKYCLCIPVINEGEKIKTQLKRMHKANISEYVDIIICDGGSDDQSLSEQLLLANGVSLLLTKCDTGKLSAQLRMGYYYALYQRTYDGIVTIDGNNKDSVEDIIMMAKKLAQGYDFIQGSRYMTNGKAINTPLIRHIAVKLIHIPVISLIAGYHFSDTTNGFRAYSKNYLLDQKVKPFREIFRSYELLAYLSVRAPQLGYKVTEIPVTRRYPEKGKIPTKISFIKGNFQLLKVLVNLLFKKYNP; the protein is encoded by the coding sequence ATGAAGACAATTGAAATACCTAACTATACGGTTAAAGAGTATCATAAACAAAAGAAAAAATACTGTCTTTGTATTCCAGTGATTAATGAAGGTGAAAAGATTAAAACACAGCTTAAGCGTATGCATAAAGCTAATATTAGTGAGTATGTTGATATTATTATTTGTGATGGTGGTAGTGATGACCAGTCACTATCAGAACAACTTTTATTAGCTAATGGTGTATCACTTTTACTAACTAAATGCGATACAGGCAAGCTAAGCGCTCAGCTAAGAATGGGCTACTACTATGCTTTATATCAAAGAACTTATGATGGTATAGTGACAATCGATGGAAATAATAAAGATAGCGTTGAAGATATCATCATGATGGCAAAAAAGTTAGCCCAAGGATATGATTTTATTCAAGGCTCTCGTTATATGACAAATGGAAAAGCGATTAATACACCATTGATTAGACACATTGCAGTTAAACTGATTCATATTCCAGTAATTTCCTTAATTGCAGGTTATCACTTTAGCGATACAACCAATGGCTTTAGGGCTTATTCAAAAAACTATTTACTTGATCAAAAAGTTAAGCCATTTAGGGAAATTTTTCGTAGCTATGAATTATTAGCTTACCTTTCAGTTAGAGCGCCCCAACTTGGATATAAAGTAACTGAGATTCCAGTAACAAGACGCTATCCTGAAAAAGGTAAAATACCGACCAAGATAAGCTTTATTAAAGGGAATTTTCAGTTGTTGAAAGTATTAGTTAACTTATTGTTTAAAAAGTATAATCCATAA
- a CDS encoding FAD-binding oxidoreductase encodes MKYDKIILGGGIFGLYAALKCIQKGQKVLILEHENAPFKRASWINQARVHNGYHYPRSYATALKSAYYFDRFVDEFDFAILKRFTKIYALANQFSYTNAEQFSKFCHSASIPIAPITASKYFKKGSCDNAFETLEYAFDAKLIGEYLLSQLNASGKCDIYYKAVLDKINHSNQNWQLISNHGHFTANYLINATYASLNQVLTLCGLETLNLKYELCEIALCNVSSNIKDIGITLMDGPFFSLMPFGKSGYHSLTSVMHTPHNVSIATHPNFSCQNNATDCRVSQLANCNLCAYKPSSAFAHMRQLVKRYLNDQITLTYHKSLYAVKAILQSSEVDDARPTLIKKSHTNPDMLSIFSGKINTIYDLEEVL; translated from the coding sequence ATCAAGTATGATAAAATAATTTTAGGCGGTGGTATATTTGGATTATATGCAGCACTAAAGTGTATACAAAAGGGGCAAAAAGTACTTATTTTGGAGCATGAAAATGCACCATTTAAACGTGCCAGTTGGATTAATCAAGCACGCGTTCATAATGGCTATCATTATCCAAGAAGCTATGCAACTGCACTAAAATCAGCTTATTATTTTGATCGATTTGTTGATGAGTTTGATTTTGCAATTTTAAAACGTTTTACAAAAATCTATGCACTGGCTAATCAATTCTCTTATACCAATGCAGAGCAATTCAGTAAATTTTGTCACTCTGCCAGTATTCCAATAGCGCCAATTACAGCCAGTAAATACTTTAAAAAAGGTAGTTGTGATAATGCCTTTGAAACACTAGAGTATGCTTTTGATGCAAAATTGATTGGCGAATATTTATTAAGTCAACTAAATGCCAGCGGTAAATGTGATATTTATTATAAAGCAGTATTGGATAAAATTAATCACAGTAATCAAAACTGGCAATTGATTAGTAATCATGGCCACTTTACTGCCAATTATTTGATTAATGCAACTTATGCGAGTTTAAATCAAGTCTTAACACTTTGTGGGCTTGAGACATTAAATTTAAAATATGAATTATGTGAAATTGCACTTTGTAATGTTTCATCAAATATTAAAGATATTGGTATCACCTTAATGGATGGGCCTTTTTTTTCATTAATGCCTTTTGGCAAATCAGGCTATCACTCATTAACTTCTGTGATGCATACACCACATAATGTATCAATAGCTACGCATCCAAACTTTAGTTGTCAAAATAATGCAACAGACTGTAGAGTAAGTCAATTAGCAAACTGTAATTTATGCGCTTATAAACCTTCAAGTGCATTTGCGCATATGAGGCAATTAGTTAAAAGATATTTGAATGATCAGATTACATTAACCTATCACAAATCCTTATATGCAGTTAAAGCAATTTTACAATCTAGTGAAGTTGATGATGCGCGTCCGACATTGATTAAAAAGTCTCACACCAACCCTGATATGCTATCTATTTTTTCAGGAAAAATTAATACAATCTATGATCTTGAAGAGGTGTTATAG